A stretch of the bacterium genome encodes the following:
- a CDS encoding NAD(P)H-hydrate dehydratase — MLKILSGTQMREIDKKAIEELKIPGILLMENAGRAVYEQVLEIINTTQDESASVLVLCAKGNNGGDGFVAARHLIENNIQTTVVSLFRKDNLSDSALINHDILENFTEIIYLDEIDLDKLRQMISASSIIIDAIFGTGLGSVVKGNIKDIIDSINEYTEGIIVSVDVPSGINADTGEILGAAVVADYTVTFHALKHGLISYPGAEYAGEVTVVPIGIPESLTEGKIFNTYLITDHYIRISLPVRIENSHKGTFGKVFNVAGSIGMTGAAYMSAVASLKVGAGYSILATPESAVPVISSMAPEIVCIPLEETEDKAISHKALNKALEKSKDADVYLTGPGLGTEESTVEFVSDFIQQLTDRGENLVIDADALNCLSIKQDIFLPINSVITPHVKELSRLTKISAEEIQKDRVKAARDAAQKFNTTVVLKGAKTVIAEPCGNVYINQTGNSALATAGSGDVLAGMIAGFAAQGLSMKNAAIVGVYLHGLAGDIAAKELTEYSLTASELLKYIPLAFKEVFDI; from the coding sequence ATGCTTAAAATATTATCAGGAACTCAAATGAGGGAAATTGACAAAAAAGCTATAGAAGAGCTTAAAATTCCAGGAATTTTGCTTATGGAAAATGCAGGCAGGGCAGTATATGAACAGGTGCTTGAAATAATTAATACAACTCAGGACGAATCAGCAAGCGTACTTGTGCTTTGCGCAAAAGGCAATAATGGCGGGGATGGCTTTGTCGCAGCAAGGCATTTAATCGAAAATAATATTCAAACAACAGTAGTTTCGTTGTTTAGAAAAGATAATTTATCTGATTCAGCACTTATTAATCACGATATTTTGGAAAATTTTACAGAAATTATTTATCTGGATGAAATTGACCTTGATAAATTAAGACAAATGATTTCTGCATCTTCAATAATAATAGATGCAATTTTCGGAACGGGTTTAGGCTCTGTTGTGAAAGGCAATATTAAGGACATAATAGACTCAATTAACGAATATACAGAGGGAATCATAGTTTCAGTTGATGTGCCTTCAGGTATAAATGCAGATACAGGAGAAATATTAGGAGCCGCGGTAGTGGCGGATTATACTGTAACTTTTCATGCACTCAAGCATGGCTTGATAAGTTATCCGGGTGCGGAATATGCAGGAGAAGTCACAGTTGTCCCGATAGGGATTCCTGAATCTTTAACAGAAGGAAAAATTTTTAATACGTATTTAATAACGGATCATTATATTCGTATTTCGTTGCCTGTACGAATTGAAAACAGCCATAAAGGAACTTTCGGCAAAGTATTTAATGTTGCAGGCAGCATAGGAATGACAGGAGCAGCTTACATGAGTGCTGTTGCTTCTTTAAAAGTCGGAGCAGGGTATTCAATTCTTGCAACTCCCGAGAGTGCTGTCCCTGTAATTTCTTCAATGGCTCCTGAAATAGTCTGTATTCCGCTTGAAGAAACAGAAGATAAAGCTATTTCTCATAAAGCTCTAAACAAAGCACTTGAAAAAAGCAAAGATGCTGATGTCTATTTGACAGGACCCGGACTTGGCACAGAAGAATCCACTGTTGAGTTTGTTTCGGATTTTATACAACAGTTGACAGACAGAGGCGAAAATCTGGTTATTGATGCAGATGCCCTAAATTGTCTTTCGATAAAGCAAGATATATTTCTCCCGATAAATTCTGTCATAACTCCGCATGTAAAAGAACTTTCAAGACTCACGAAAATTTCCGCAGAAGAGATACAGAAAGATAGAGTGAAAGCCGCCAGAGATGCCGCTCAAAAATTTAATACGACTGTGGTTTTGAAAGGTGCAAAGACTGTTATAGCAGAGCCTTGCGGTAATGTTTATATAAATCAGACGGGAAATTCCGCTCTTGCTACGGCAGGAAGCGGTGATGTACTTGCCGGAATGATAGCAGGTTTTGCGGCTCAAGGACTGAGTATGAAAAATGCAGCTATTGTCGGTGTTTATCTTCATGGATTAGCAGGAGATATAGCCGCTAAAGAACTCACAGAATATTCTCTTACAGCTTCAGAATTGTTAAAATATATTCCTCTCGCTTTCAAAGAAGTCTTTGATATATAG